Sequence from the uncultured Fibrobacter sp. genome:
GCCGCGTGAAGCTGCTACGACGTTCCTCTTCATCACGAACCAGTTCCCGCAGGATTCCATGGCCTTCCAGGCAATCGGTTTTGCCGCCCAGACCTACGACTCCATCCCGGATAAGAAGCAGGCCGCTATCACCTTCGAACTCGCTTACAAGCGTTATCCGAAGAACGAAAAGACTCCGGCATTCCTCTATAGCGCATGCTTGAGCTATGACGAAGCCAAGATGACCGACGAAGCTATCCGCTGCTCCAAGGACCTCGTTCGCGACTACCCGAAGAGCACCTATGCTCTTGACGCTGCGTTCAGCATTCCGCTGGCCTACGCCAACGCCAAGAAGTGGGACGAAGCTGCTAAGGAATACCACAACTTCATCAGGATGTACACCGAAGACAAGGAAAAGCTGATTGCTGCCTACATCGGTGCCGCCCGTGCCTACATGGAACTCAAGGAAGAAGACAAGGCTGTCGAAGACTACCGCAAGACGCTGGAAGCCTACGACAAGTACGGTTTGCAGATCAAGAACGCCGACCCGGGCATTCCGGCCGAAGCGGCATTCTACCTCGGCGAACATGAATTCCGCAAGATGGAACCGTATGTGCTGAAGGGTAAGGAAAAGGACAAGGCCAAGACCATCAAGACCTTGGTTGAAATCCTCCAGAAGGCCATGGGCCACTACTCCAAGTCTGCAGCCTACGCTTCTGAAAAGTGGACCTTCCGTGCCACCAACAAGATGGGTATGCTCTTCGTGACGATGGCCGCCAAGATCCGCGAACAGGAACTGAACGGCAAGAAGGAAGAAGAACGTTTTGCTGAACGTATCACTGTTGTGCAGCAGCTCCCGAGCTACTACGAACAGGCTCGTCCGATCTTCCAGAAGAACATCGACCTTGCTCGTGACCAGGGCTTCTACAACCAAGACGTGATCGAGGCTGAAGAAGGTTATATCGAAATGTACTACCAGGGCTGCGCCGTGTTCGTCGAAGTCGCTGATGCATTCGCTAACTCTCCGCTGCCTGACTCTGCCGCTATCGTGAAGGAATACGTGGAATACGAAGGTGCTGTCAAGGAAGACGCTATCGAAATGGCTCACGAAGACCTTGAAGCCTACCGCGAAGCCCTGAACGAAAAGTCTGAAGGTGCCAAGCAGCTTGCTATCCCGCAGTGCGCTACGGGTATCAAGGCCTCTGCTCACTATGGTATCGATAACCAGTGGACCGCTAAGTTGTTCGAAACCTTGAAGTCTCTCGACGAGACCAACGAGGCTAACAACACCAAGATCGAGAAGTTCGACCCGTCTACGCTGTTCAGCGACCCGTCTTACTTCAAGACCAAGGCTCGTCTGGAACAGATTGCCAAGTCCGAAGTCATGACTCCGGAAGAGCAGCTCAACACCTACCGCGACATCATCAAGGATGCCAAGGCTGAGAACGAAAAGCTGAAGGCCGAACTCGCTAGCTTGAAGAAGCAGCTTGCTCCGGCTCCGGCTCCCGCAACCTCTCCGGCTGGATACTAGCGGTAAAAACAATTTTACGGGGAACCTTGTTCATAGGGTTCCCCCTTTATTTGAGGCGAAAATGGCGTTTTTTTATGGGTAAACAAAGTTTTACCCCTAGAACGCCCCTTTATTCCTCAAAAAAAATTAATTATGAACGCAGGATTTCAAAATTAACAAACAACACACTCAATAAAGGAGTACTAAACAATGTCTAAAATGCTTGAATCTTTCAGCCCTGATGCAGATGGTTTCCAGTTCATGTGGATCATCTTGATCGTTTTCATGATCGGTCTTGGTTTCTCTATTGAACGTATCGTTTACATTATGCTCAAGAGCTCTAGCGGCCGTGCCCGCTTCCTCGCTGATTTCGGCAAGCTCATCTCTTCTCAGCAGTTTGACCAGGCTCTGAGCCTCGCCAACGCTACCAACCTCCCGATTGCCCGCGTTATGGCCGCCATCGTTGGTGCCAAGAACCAGGGCCGCGACGGCATGCAGGCCGCTTGCGACGCCGTGTTCCTGACCGAAGCTCCGCGTCTCACTCGTTACGTCTCCATCATCTCCGTTATGGCTTCTATCTCCACGTTGCTCGGACTTATGGGTACGATTTACGGTCTGATCTTCACATTCGACGCTGTTGCTAACAAGCCGGCTGCTGAACGTCCGAAGGCTCTTGCTGACGGTATCGCTATCGCTATGGGTACTACGCTCCTCGGACTTCTCTCCGCCGTGCCTCTCCTGGTGATCGTCGGTATCCTCAACATGAACTCTGAACGTTTGATTCAGGAAATGGAAGAAAAGGGCCTCAAGATTATCAACTCCCTGTCGTAATAGTCGATTAGAGTAGAACTATTTAACTGGAGTTTATAAACTATGGCAAAAGAAATCAAGAAGCCGAAAAAGCCAGAAGAACCGGACCTGTTGCCGGCGATGGGCTTGTTCACGATTCTGATTCCTATGCTGCTGTCCATGACGGCGTTCCAGAAGCTCGCCATCGTCGAAGTCAACCTGCCTGAGCGCAGCAACATGATTATGGACGATACGCCTCCCGAACCCGACCAGCAGGCATTGAATCTGTCGTTGGCTGTTACCACCGATTACTTGGTAATCGGCGCACGTGGCGGTTTCCAGCCGAACGTGTACTTCAAGGAAATGTGGACTTTCCGTTGTAAGTCCGATGCTAAGCTCATTACCTACGCTCCGGAAGACGTGAAGTCCGTCGTTGAAGGCGGTCACGGCCCGAAGTGCCAGGACGGTTCTGAAATGGATGTCGAAAAGTATATCTACGACATCGAAACTATCGAACTGTGGGCTATCCAAAAAGAATCCGAAGAAGATCCGGGTCGCGTGATTTGGGGCATGTATTCGTCTCAGGGCGAAGGCAGGCCGGATAGCGTTTACCTCGACGGTGCAAACAACTTCCTCGCCCTTCCTGGCGAAGGCCCGCTCGGCTTGCAGAAGCCGGCTGCTCTGAAGTTGCCGAGTGCCGGTACTCGCGTAAGCACGCTTTCCGAGAACTCTGAACGCGCTCTGAAGCCCGATGCCGCCGCAAGCAACATCATTTATGCGCTCTCCGCATACGATGTGATTGCGAAGGATCTGATTGCTATCCATACGCAGTTCATCGACCTGGAAGACGTCGACAACATCATCATCGTGGCAAACGACGATACGCAGTTCGACAAGATCATCCAGCTCATGGACCGTGCTAAGGAAGCCGGTTTCACCAAGATCAACCTTGCGAAACTGGGAGGCTAATACATGAGAAAAACTCGTAAATATAGCGAAGATGTCCCGTTCTCATTGACATCCATGATGGACATGATGACCATCATCCTGGTGTTCATGATTAAGAACATCGATGCTGAAGGTCAGTTGGTGACCCAGGCCGAAAACCTGGTTCTGCCGAACTCTACCTCCAAGGTGCAGCCCAAGGAAGTGTCCCTGACGGTCGTGGTCGATAACGGCTTCGTGGTGGTTGACAACGAGAAGATCGTTCCCACTGCAGACGTGCTCGCCCAGGATTCCCTCCTCGTTGAGAAGGTGAATGCCGTGCTTGAAGAACGTCGCCAGATTGAAAAGGATCATGCCTTGGCCAACAACTTGCCGGCTGATGAAGCTGGACGCATCATTGTGCAGATTGACAAGAACATCCCGTACGATGCTATGTATAAGGTGATGGCCACTTGTGGCTTCTCCGGTTACACGAACATCGCATTTGCTGTGATGATGAAGAACGGCGGGGAGGAATAATTATGGCTAAGAATGTTCCTATGGATCCGTTAGTCGCGTCTCTTATGCCGGAATCCGACAAGAAGATGGGCGCTATCGCCGGTATCTCCTTGGTCGTCGCTTTGGCAATTTGTATGTGGGCTTCCATGTACGAAGCAGTCGTTGACGAAGTCGTGTTCGAAGAATCCGCGAACGAAGATCTTTCCGCTTCTATGTCCATCGAACAGAAGGAAGAGAAGAAGGAAGAAAAGAAGAAAGAAGAACCCAAGAAGCCTCGTAAGAAGGCCGGTGGTGGCGGTAAGCCGCGTGGTAAGGGTCAGCCGAACGCTCCGCAGACTCGCGGCGTGCTCAAGCTCCTCACTGCTCAGACCAAGAACGCCTCTGCTGCTGCTTACGACCTCATGAAGAACCAGAAGTTCACTAAGGACATCGATAAGGTTCTTAAGGACGTGGCTGGCCTCCAGACAACGGGTAAGACCGTGCTCGGTGGTCGTCGCGGTAAGGCTGATGGCGGCTTCAACGAAGGTTATGCTGAAGGTGGTTCCGGTGGTATCGGTGACGGCCTTGCTGGCCTCCTTGGCGGTGGTGGCGGTGGTATCGCTACTAAGGCTAAGGGTTCCATCAAGACTCCGTCTGAACGCGATATCGACATGGGCGCCGGCGGTGGTTCCCGTTCCGCAGCGGACATCATGAAGGTCGTCCGTCAGCGTACTCCGGGTCTCCGTCACATCTATAACAAGTTCCTGAAGAAGAAACCGGGATTCCAGGGTAAGGTTACCTTGAAGTTCACGATTGCTCCGGGTGGCGAAGTTATCAGCATCTCCATTGCTTCTTCCACCACTGGTTACGGCGAATTTGATGGCGAAATCAAGAATGCCGTCAGCCGCTGGAAGTTCAGCAAGGTGAAGTCCGGTAACACGACGGTAACCATTCCGTTCACGTTCTCCGAATAATCTTTGGAAAGCTTGAAAAAAGGGCCGAGTTTGACTCGGTCCTTTTTTTTGTAGAAAATATCCAAAAAAAAGAGCAAATTTGTTACAATCTATTGTTTTTATGGTTAAATAAAATTAACTTTATAGCAGGTTTTTCAACAGGAGTTCTCTATGAATTTCAAATCAGCTGCTGCAGTAGGCATGGCATTCGGCATTCTAGGAGTCGGTTCTGCCTTTGCGACTTTTGCCCGTATTGAATCAATGGGCAAGAATACAACGTACATCATGGATGACGTGAGTATTTTCGACAATCCTGCAAACATCAATCTCTACCCGAACTACTTGATTGGTGAATTCGGTCCTTATACGCAGGACGTGGAGCGTGGGACGAACCTCGATCCTCAGCATCCGAACTTTGGCGGTATCTTCTCGGTTTCTCTTGGTGACGAAGGTAATCCGGATCCGCGCCTTTCTATTGGTGGCTTGTTCGGGCGTACATCGCCTCTTGCCAAGTATCTGCCGACTCGCGTCATTGGTGACGCTGCCAACGACACATCCCTTGTCCCCGAAACAGTGACCAATTTCGATGGTTTCTTGGGCGGCTCGCTTTCTAACGGTGACGCTTGGGGCTTGCATGTG
This genomic interval carries:
- a CDS encoding MotA/TolQ/ExbB proton channel family protein, giving the protein MSKMLESFSPDADGFQFMWIILIVFMIGLGFSIERIVYIMLKSSSGRARFLADFGKLISSQQFDQALSLANATNLPIARVMAAIVGAKNQGRDGMQAACDAVFLTEAPRLTRYVSIISVMASISTLLGLMGTIYGLIFTFDAVANKPAAERPKALADGIAIAMGTTLLGLLSAVPLLVIVGILNMNSERLIQEMEEKGLKIINSLS
- a CDS encoding biopolymer transporter ExbD encodes the protein MAKEIKKPKKPEEPDLLPAMGLFTILIPMLLSMTAFQKLAIVEVNLPERSNMIMDDTPPEPDQQALNLSLAVTTDYLVIGARGGFQPNVYFKEMWTFRCKSDAKLITYAPEDVKSVVEGGHGPKCQDGSEMDVEKYIYDIETIELWAIQKESEEDPGRVIWGMYSSQGEGRPDSVYLDGANNFLALPGEGPLGLQKPAALKLPSAGTRVSTLSENSERALKPDAAASNIIYALSAYDVIAKDLIAIHTQFIDLEDVDNIIIVANDDTQFDKIIQLMDRAKEAGFTKINLAKLGG
- a CDS encoding biopolymer transporter ExbD; the protein is MRKTRKYSEDVPFSLTSMMDMMTIILVFMIKNIDAEGQLVTQAENLVLPNSTSKVQPKEVSLTVVVDNGFVVVDNEKIVPTADVLAQDSLLVEKVNAVLEERRQIEKDHALANNLPADEAGRIIVQIDKNIPYDAMYKVMATCGFSGYTNIAFAVMMKNGGEE
- a CDS encoding AgmX/PglI C-terminal domain-containing protein → MAKNVPMDPLVASLMPESDKKMGAIAGISLVVALAICMWASMYEAVVDEVVFEESANEDLSASMSIEQKEEKKEEKKKEEPKKPRKKAGGGGKPRGKGQPNAPQTRGVLKLLTAQTKNASAAAYDLMKNQKFTKDIDKVLKDVAGLQTTGKTVLGGRRGKADGGFNEGYAEGGSGGIGDGLAGLLGGGGGGIATKAKGSIKTPSERDIDMGAGGGSRSAADIMKVVRQRTPGLRHIYNKFLKKKPGFQGKVTLKFTIAPGGEVISISIASSTTGYGEFDGEIKNAVSRWKFSKVKSGNTTVTIPFTFSE